CTTCAGTACTTCCATGGAGGTGATATCCTGCGGGTTGATATCGTTCAATCCGCCTACAATAGGAATACCATCCACTACGTACAGGGGCTCGTTTGATGCATTGAAAGATCTTCTTCCTCGGATTCTCACCTGAGGAGCAGATCCTGGTTTGGAACCTGGCTGGGTCACATCCACCCCGGCAGCTCTACCCTGTAATGCCTGTCTGGCATCTGTGATAGGCAGTTCGGCGATTTCCTTGGACCCGACTGAGGAGATTGCCCCGGTCAGCTGGCTCTTTTTGGCTGTACCATATCCTACAACCACCACTTCTTCTAAGTCAGCAAGATCGGGGAGTAGATTAATATCTATTTTGGATTGATTCCCCACTTCTATTTCCTGTGGAGTATAGCCGATAAATGAAAAAACCAAGACTCCTCCCGAAGGAACAGCGATGGAGTATTGGCCATCTAGATCAGTAGTAGCACCAGTGGTGGTACCTTTGAGTAAAACTGTGGCTCCGGGAAGGGGAGTGCCAGTCTCGTCATAGACCGTGCCGCTGACCTGTGCATCCTGGGCCCAGCTGACCGAGGTAATAAAGCACAGTAACAGCAACGCGGTAAATCGCGTGTAAATTTTTGTTAACATAGTACGATGGGTTTATTGTTATTGATTTATTTTTTAGCACCTTATTTTTTACCGATAGTGCAAGTGATTTGACCTCTAGTAAAAAATTTGATACTAGCTATCAAGATAATCCTATTTTGATTTGGTGCCAAGGCTGGAGTAGATCGAATTACGCAATCGATTGCGCAAATAGGTAATTTCTGATTTTTAGTTAGTTAAAAAAATTAATTAACTCTATTTTGTTAGCTTATTTTATACGATTTGGATGTGCTGTGATTCATTATTGGAGCCTTTTATTTCATTTTTAAAGGCATAAAAAAATCAGCGATACAAAATTCATGTACCGCTGATTGTGCAAATATTTGTTCTGAAATTTCCTTCCTCTTCGGAAAAAAATTAAATCTTTGGTGGCTCCCAGCCTTTTTCATAGGATCGAGTCCATAGGGCAGCAGCTTTTTTAGAATTTTTAATGTGTCCATTTTTTGGATCACAGGTAAGATTTTCCCCGGTTCTATAGCTGATATTGGCCAGATGGCAAAGCAGGGTACTTACCGCTCCCTCTTCAATATTGGAGTTTTGCTTTTCCAACCCTCTGATGGAGTTAAAGAAGTTTACAATATGAATGGTGCTCATATCTCCACCACCGCCCAGGGCTGTTCCTGCTTCATTTCCACCGGAAAGATTTCTTTTGGTTTCTTTTCCTGATCGATCAAATAGTTTGTATCCACCTCGGTCTACATATACTGAGCCTTCTGTACCATAAATGATAGTTCCGCGATCCGAACCGTAAGTACTGTAGCTATTTCTGCTTTTTCCATCCCATTGGATGACAGATCCATTTTCGAATATGAAACTGGCGTCCATGGTGTCATACATTTCCCATCCGTCATCCTGAAAATGTCTTTTGTCAGCAATCACCTCAACTTGGCTTGGATAGTCTACTTGCAGTGCCCAGCGAGCTACATCCAGTTCGTGCGTGGCATTGTTTCCGGTTTCAGCCGTGCCGTAATCCCACCCATACCAGTGCCAGTTGTAGTCCCAGGTTTCTGAGGTGTAATCCCGCCTTGGGGCCGGTCCTTGGAAAAGCTCCCAGTCCAATCCTTCCGGAGCAGGTGCTGCTTTTTGAAGTGGCACAGCACCACGTCTATTGCTATAAAATGCCTTGGCCATAAAGGCTTTGCCGATTACCCCATTATGTATGGCTTCGATAATTTCACGGCTTTCAGGTGCTGACCGCTGTTGGTTACCCATTTGCACCACCTTGCCGTATTTTTTTTGCAAGGCAATCAGCAACTCTCCCTCATGGGGATTATGAGAACAGGGTTTTTCAACGTACACGTGTTTACCACGCTCCAGTGCCATCCAAGTACCTGGCGCATGCCAATGATCCGGCGTGGCTATAATCATGGTGTCCACCTCTGGATCATCCATCACTTTCATGACATTTTGCTCTAGTTTGGGGGCGTAATCTATATGCTTCGCAAAGTTTTTGGCTGCCTTTGGCATCTGAGACTCCATGGCATCGCAAAGGTACAGGAGGTTCACATTGCTGGATTTCAATCCTATAGGTTGATAGTAGGCTCCCAGTCTTCTTCCCAATCCTGCTATGGCTACATTCAAGCGCTCATTTGCTCCGATTATTCTACCGTAAGACTTGGCAGAAAAAGCCGCAGTACCTAGAGCCGAAAGGCCTAAAGATGCTGCCGCTGATTTTTTGATAAAGTCTCTTCTGTTGTTCTTCATGGTTTTTATTTTAAGCTCTTGATTTTAATATTCTTGAAGCTCACTTTATTGCCGTGATCCTGAAGTAAAATATGACCTTCTTCTGCTTCCCCGAAATTGTCCCACTTGGCATATTTACTGATCGCTACCAAGTCTCTATATTCCTGGGACCCTCTTTCATATTCTACTACTTTCACTCCGTTGAGGTAATGCGCCACCTTATTATCCGGAGTTACTACTACTCTGCCTTTATTCCATTCTCCGATTGGCTTGATAAACCTTCCCTGCTTGTCGGCTTTGATCAGGTCGTAAAGTGATGCTAGCGTTCTGTTGCCTTCTCTGCCCATTTTGGCATCAGGGTGTTTTTCATCGTCCAAAAGCTGGTATTCCAGACCAATGGCAGAGCCTACATTGCCTTCGGACAAAGTCACAAAGTATTTGACTCCTGAATTGGCTCCTTCAGTAAGCTTAAACTCAAAAGCCAAATCAAATGCCGCATAAAGATCTGTGGTAACAATATCGCCAGCGTTGGTAGATTCTCCTCCGTCAGAAGCTTCTATGGTCAGGATTCCATCATTGATGGTCCAGCCGGACTCCGGGAAGGTTTCCATTCTGGCGCCTCTCCAGCCTTCAGAATTCTGACCGTTGAAGAGCAGTTTCCACCCATTGGCTTTCTCATACTCCGTCAATGAATTCAAAGTGTTATTTACTACAAACACATCTTTGTTAAAAGGCTTTGGCTGCAGGTTCTCCGTCTGGATTTTTACATTTTTAAATGTAGTTTTTCTTCCTGCATCTTCAGGGTTTCTGATGGAATGTACCTGCAGGCCTATAAAACCCTCCTGGTCCATATCATCTACCACATAGGCTACTTCTTGGCCATTGACCCAGGTTTTGATTTCATTCCCTATGGCTTCAATTCTGTAATGGTTGAATTCTCCCATTTTAAAGGCAGATTTAGCATCAGGATTGAGGTCTAGTGGGTACAGCCAGCCTCTTCTTGCCTCATCGTACAGTCCGCCGGACCAAGCTCTTTCTGATGGATCTGCTTCGATTTGGTATCCATATACCAAGCCTTTGCCATCCCTGGCCGCAGGGTCATACTGTCCTCTGGTCATCACTCCTGAGTTGCTGGATTCGTGTTCGATTTTCAAATCCAACTCAAGAATATAATCTCCATAGGTTTCTTCGGTGATCAAAAAGGTATTTGGAGAACCTGCTACCGCAGCGCCTACAATGGCACCATCTACTACTTCAAAGGTGGCAGTTCCTGCTACCGGCTTCCAGCCAGTGAGGTCTTTTCCGTTGAATAAATTTGTCCAACCATCTTCTGCTTTCTTTTCAGCTGAGCAACTAAAAAGGACTAGTGAAGAGATTAAAACCGCGAAAAGGTTTCGGGTGTTTTTCATGATTTGAGGTATAGTTATTTGCTATAAAATTCAAGATTTAGGTGCATTGCACCAAAGAGTATTCTTCTAATTTACGCAATCGTTTGCAAGTAATC
This genomic window from Algoriphagus sp. TR-M9 contains:
- a CDS encoding Gfo/Idh/MocA family protein, translated to MKNNRRDFIKKSAAASLGLSALGTAAFSAKSYGRIIGANERLNVAIAGLGRRLGAYYQPIGLKSSNVNLLYLCDAMESQMPKAAKNFAKHIDYAPKLEQNVMKVMDDPEVDTMIIATPDHWHAPGTWMALERGKHVYVEKPCSHNPHEGELLIALQKKYGKVVQMGNQQRSAPESREIIEAIHNGVIGKAFMAKAFYSNRRGAVPLQKAAPAPEGLDWELFQGPAPRRDYTSETWDYNWHWYGWDYGTAETGNNATHELDVARWALQVDYPSQVEVIADKRHFQDDGWEMYDTMDASFIFENGSVIQWDGKSRNSYSTYGSDRGTIIYGTEGSVYVDRGGYKLFDRSGKETKRNLSGGNEAGTALGGGGDMSTIHIVNFFNSIRGLEKQNSNIEEGAVSTLLCHLANISYRTGENLTCDPKNGHIKNSKKAAALWTRSYEKGWEPPKI
- a CDS encoding 3-keto-disaccharide hydrolase; translation: MKNTRNLFAVLISSLVLFSCSAEKKAEDGWTNLFNGKDLTGWKPVAGTATFEVVDGAIVGAAVAGSPNTFLITEETYGDYILELDLKIEHESSNSGVMTRGQYDPAARDGKGLVYGYQIEADPSERAWSGGLYDEARRGWLYPLDLNPDAKSAFKMGEFNHYRIEAIGNEIKTWVNGQEVAYVVDDMDQEGFIGLQVHSIRNPEDAGRKTTFKNVKIQTENLQPKPFNKDVFVVNNTLNSLTEYEKANGWKLLFNGQNSEGWRGARMETFPESGWTINDGILTIEASDGGESTNAGDIVTTDLYAAFDLAFEFKLTEGANSGVKYFVTLSEGNVGSAIGLEYQLLDDEKHPDAKMGREGNRTLASLYDLIKADKQGRFIKPIGEWNKGRVVVTPDNKVAHYLNGVKVVEYERGSQEYRDLVAISKYAKWDNFGEAEEGHILLQDHGNKVSFKNIKIKSLK